A part of Deltaproteobacteria bacterium genomic DNA contains:
- the smpB gene encoding SsrA-binding protein SmpB: MQQSEGEKIIAVNRKARHDYFIEESCEAGLVLTGSEVKSLRAGKANLKDSYARIERGEAWLVNAHISEYNPSAQFGHEPTRRRKLLLHAREIDRLTGKTKERGLTLVPLRLYFKNGRAKVELGLGRGKKQYDKRESIKERETRREVDRAMKQ; encoded by the coding sequence GTGCAGCAGAGCGAGGGCGAGAAGATCATCGCCGTCAACCGCAAGGCCCGGCACGATTACTTCATCGAGGAGAGCTGCGAAGCCGGCCTCGTACTCACCGGGAGCGAAGTGAAGTCACTGCGAGCTGGCAAAGCCAATTTGAAAGACAGCTACGCCCGCATCGAGCGCGGCGAAGCCTGGCTGGTGAATGCGCACATCAGCGAATACAATCCCTCGGCCCAATTCGGGCATGAGCCGACCCGGCGGCGCAAGCTGCTGTTGCACGCGCGTGAGATCGACCGGCTCACGGGCAAAACCAAGGAGCGGGGGCTGACCTTGGTGCCGTTGCGGCTGTACTTCAAGAACGGCCGCGCCAAAGTGGAGCTGGGGCTCGGCCGCGGCAAGAAGCAGTACGACAAGCGCGAGTCGATCAAAGAACGCGAGACCCGCCGTGAGGTCGACCGGGCGATGAAGCAATGA
- a CDS encoding CoA transferase — translation MRVTTPSALSGRRVLELAGESGAYCGKLLAEMGADVIKIEPPGGDAARNLPPFWHDQPDPNRGLSFLYLNSSKRSITLDLDHPEGQALFKQLARTGDIVIETFPPGYLDGLGLGYGKLKVLNPRLVLTSITGFGQTGPYKDFHSADLVAAALGGALHVTGEADDPPVTLAGSQADMMASTYAAVSSLIALHHSTRTGIGQHVDISAEEVTASVTHVCGAGKWLDDQIIARRRGPGLFAAVPSGAYSCRDGAVYLIVNRPAHWRALAQWIFEVTGNRAVLDPIFDGQAFHRYDSRDLLDHYIAELTAHFTVAEFYHQGQRRHLAVTPVNRAAAVVHDAQLAAREYFVSVDHGGGRMLRYPGAPYRHAETPWRITRPAPRLGEHNEEIYCGELGLSEETLRTLVNAGVVPKGVAPVTQRRSLPSKEGGQGGFALVEEISGDPPFREGEAVASAVAALAGLRVVEFTAGMAGPWIGRHLAYCGAEVIKVESQKRPDVTRAYIPPWAPEMGIQTQLSPWFTDWNAGKRFVTLDLTQPQAVDLAKRLVASCDVVVENYSTGVMDKLGLGYQELRRVKPDLIMLSSSGFGDSGPCRSYITWGPNIEAVSGLGLVSGLPERPCTITQYAYPDTVSALHGLFAVLCALEYRRRSARGQNINLSQFEATVSVAGHVLMEYLANGREPERLGNRSRHAAPHGCYRCRGDDRWCAIAVSSQAQWQRFARAMGDPAWAADARFATFAARLEHAAELDRLIEEWTAGRDAYDVMSRLQAAGVAAGVVQNIEDQFRRDRQLAARGFFEEIAHAKKGTVVANGIPLGLTGTPGRSGQTGAALGQDNDYVFGELLGLTPDEIQAYVEAGAIERE, via the coding sequence ATGCGCGTTACAACTCCATCCGCCCTCAGCGGCCGCCGGGTCCTGGAGCTCGCCGGTGAATCCGGCGCTTACTGCGGCAAGCTGCTGGCTGAGATGGGCGCGGATGTCATCAAGATCGAGCCGCCCGGCGGTGATGCTGCCCGCAACCTCCCGCCCTTCTGGCACGACCAGCCCGATCCGAACCGCGGCCTGTCGTTCTTGTACCTCAACAGCAGCAAGCGGAGCATCACTCTTGACCTCGATCATCCCGAAGGCCAGGCACTGTTCAAACAGCTCGCTCGCACAGGCGATATCGTCATTGAAACGTTCCCGCCCGGTTATCTGGACGGCTTGGGCCTGGGCTACGGGAAGTTAAAGGTACTCAACCCGCGCTTGGTGCTCACCTCGATCACGGGTTTCGGACAGACCGGGCCGTACAAGGACTTTCACTCCGCCGATCTGGTCGCCGCTGCCTTGGGCGGCGCCTTGCACGTCACCGGCGAAGCTGACGACCCACCGGTGACACTTGCCGGATCGCAGGCGGACATGATGGCCTCGACCTATGCGGCGGTGAGCAGTCTGATCGCGCTCCACCACAGCACGCGGACGGGGATCGGGCAGCACGTCGACATTTCAGCGGAAGAGGTCACCGCCTCGGTCACCCACGTCTGCGGCGCCGGCAAGTGGCTTGACGACCAGATAATTGCTCGGCGTCGGGGGCCGGGGTTGTTCGCGGCGGTGCCGTCGGGTGCCTATTCCTGCCGCGACGGTGCGGTTTACCTCATCGTCAACCGCCCGGCGCACTGGCGCGCGTTGGCGCAGTGGATTTTTGAAGTGACCGGCAACCGGGCCGTGCTCGACCCGATCTTCGACGGCCAGGCGTTCCACCGCTACGACTCGCGCGACCTGTTGGATCACTACATCGCCGAGTTGACCGCTCATTTCACGGTCGCCGAGTTCTACCACCAGGGGCAGCGCCGGCACCTCGCGGTCACGCCGGTCAACCGCGCCGCGGCGGTGGTGCATGATGCTCAGCTCGCCGCCCGCGAGTACTTCGTCAGCGTCGATCATGGCGGCGGCCGCATGCTGCGCTATCCGGGGGCACCGTATCGCCACGCCGAAACGCCATGGCGCATTACGCGCCCGGCCCCGCGGCTCGGCGAGCACAACGAGGAGATCTACTGCGGCGAGCTGGGGCTGTCTGAGGAAACGCTGCGTACCCTCGTGAACGCCGGCGTCGTCCCGAAAGGCGTCGCCCCTGTCACCCAACGGAGGTCGCTTCCTTCGAAAGAAGGGGGCCAGGGGGGATTTGCGCTGGTGGAAGAAATCTCCGGCGATCCCCCTTTTCGGGAGGGGGAAGCTGTTGCCTCTGCAGTAGCGGCCCTCGCTGGCCTGCGCGTCGTCGAGTTCACCGCCGGCATGGCCGGCCCGTGGATCGGGCGGCACTTGGCCTACTGCGGCGCCGAGGTCATCAAGGTGGAATCGCAGAAGCGGCCGGATGTCACCCGCGCCTACATACCGCCGTGGGCGCCGGAGATGGGTATTCAGACGCAGCTCTCGCCGTGGTTCACCGACTGGAACGCCGGCAAGCGCTTTGTGACACTCGATCTCACGCAACCGCAGGCGGTCGATCTGGCCAAACGTCTGGTGGCAAGCTGCGACGTCGTGGTGGAGAACTACAGCACCGGCGTGATGGACAAGCTGGGGCTGGGATACCAAGAACTCAGACGAGTGAAGCCCGACCTCATCATGCTCAGCTCGTCCGGCTTTGGCGACAGCGGACCCTGCCGCTCGTACATCACCTGGGGGCCGAACATCGAAGCCGTCTCCGGCCTCGGCCTGGTCTCGGGCTTGCCCGAGCGTCCGTGCACCATCACGCAGTACGCCTATCCCGATACGGTGAGCGCGCTGCACGGGTTGTTTGCGGTGCTATGTGCACTTGAGTATCGGCGCCGTAGCGCTCGAGGCCAGAACATCAACCTCTCGCAGTTCGAGGCCACGGTAAGCGTTGCCGGCCACGTGCTCATGGAGTATCTCGCCAATGGCCGCGAGCCGGAGCGGCTGGGCAATCGCTCTCGCCACGCCGCACCGCACGGTTGCTACCGCTGCCGGGGCGATGACCGCTGGTGTGCCATCGCCGTGTCCAGCCAGGCGCAGTGGCAGCGCTTCGCTCGCGCTATGGGTGACCCGGCGTGGGCGGCGGACGCGCGCTTCGCCACCTTCGCCGCTCGACTCGAACATGCCGCCGAGCTGGATCGGCTGATCGAGGAGTGGACCGCCGGCCGCGATGCCTACGATGTCATGAGCAGGTTGCAGGCTGCCGGCGTCGCCGCCGGTGTGGTGCAGAACATCGAGGATCAGTTCCGCCGCGACCGCCAGCTGGCCGCCCGGGGTTTTTTCGAGGAAATCGCCCACGCGAAGAAGGGGACGGTTGTGGCCAACGGCATTCCGCTCGGTCTCACCGGCACTCCCGGCCGCAGCGGCCAAACCGGCGCGGCGCTAGGGCAGGACAACGACTATGTCTTCGGCGAGTTGCTCGGCCTGACGCCGGACGAGATACAAGCCTACGTCGAAGCCGGCGCAATCGAACGGGAATGA
- a CDS encoding FAD-binding protein: MSADTATTNWDQTVDLLIVGSGAGAMTAALTAYDRGAAPLLIEKSDRYGGNSAMSGGGLWVPCNPLMDSVGIKDSSADAWAYLKATVGEAVAEDRLRAYLEQAPQLVKYLTEHSRVKFVALPEYADYYPHAPGWRPGGRCIEPTNFDARLLGDEFLNLREQNPQMLIMNRIFMTVLEARTLLTRAAGWIALTMKLMGGYWLDLPWRFKSKRDRNLAMGNALVGMLRRSLMDRGIPLWLQTAARELVVENGRVVGVVADKNGRRIRIRADKGVVLAAGGFEHHQAMREKYLPNPTRTEWSCGNHANTGDAINLGLAVGAALDLMDDAWWGPVTLVPGESHARILVIEKSLPGSIMVNKRGERFVNEAAPYIDVVNAMYKSNTPDTPCVPAYVVFDATFRKKYPYGPILQASQQPDWALPKPLKGYLKKADTLEGLAAQLDLDPAGLRATITKFNQYARSGTDLDFHRGETVFDRYYGDEKVKPNACLAAIATPPFYGIAAYPGELGTKGGLKADARARVLTEAGQPIPGLYAVGNCSAATMGHSYPGAGATIGPAMTFGYIAARDAVGAA; encoded by the coding sequence ATGAGCGCCGACACCGCCACGACAAACTGGGACCAGACCGTTGACCTCTTGATCGTCGGTTCGGGCGCCGGCGCCATGACGGCGGCGCTGACGGCCTACGATCGCGGCGCGGCGCCGCTGCTGATCGAGAAGAGCGACCGCTACGGCGGCAACTCGGCGATGTCGGGCGGCGGCTTGTGGGTGCCGTGCAATCCCCTGATGGACAGCGTCGGCATCAAGGACTCGTCCGCAGACGCCTGGGCGTATCTCAAGGCCACGGTCGGCGAGGCGGTGGCGGAAGACCGCCTGCGGGCCTACCTGGAACAGGCGCCGCAGTTGGTCAAGTACCTCACCGAGCACTCGCGGGTTAAGTTCGTGGCGTTGCCCGAGTACGCCGATTACTATCCCCACGCCCCGGGCTGGCGCCCCGGCGGCCGCTGCATCGAGCCGACCAATTTCGACGCCCGACTGCTCGGCGATGAGTTTCTCAACCTGCGCGAGCAGAACCCGCAAATGCTGATCATGAACCGCATCTTCATGACCGTGCTCGAAGCGCGCACCTTGCTGACGCGAGCGGCGGGCTGGATCGCGCTGACGATGAAGTTGATGGGCGGCTACTGGCTCGATCTGCCGTGGCGCTTCAAGTCGAAACGCGACCGTAACCTAGCGATGGGTAATGCACTTGTCGGCATGCTGCGCCGCTCGCTCATGGATCGCGGCATCCCGCTCTGGCTGCAGACGGCGGCGCGTGAACTGGTGGTCGAAAACGGCCGCGTGGTCGGCGTGGTTGCCGATAAGAACGGCCGGCGCATCCGTATTCGTGCCGACAAGGGCGTGGTGCTGGCCGCCGGCGGCTTCGAGCACCACCAGGCGATGCGCGAAAAATACCTGCCCAACCCGACGCGCACCGAGTGGTCCTGCGGCAACCACGCCAACACCGGTGACGCCATCAACCTCGGCCTGGCGGTGGGTGCGGCCCTCGATCTCATGGACGATGCCTGGTGGGGACCGGTCACGCTCGTGCCGGGCGAGTCGCACGCTCGCATCTTGGTAATCGAGAAGTCACTGCCTGGTAGCATCATGGTCAATAAGCGCGGCGAGCGCTTCGTCAACGAAGCCGCACCGTATATCGACGTCGTCAACGCGATGTACAAGAGCAACACCCCCGACACTCCCTGTGTGCCCGCCTACGTCGTCTTCGATGCCACCTTCCGCAAGAAGTACCCCTACGGCCCGATCCTGCAGGCCTCGCAGCAACCCGACTGGGCGCTGCCGAAGCCGCTGAAAGGCTATCTGAAGAAAGCCGACACCCTGGAGGGCCTGGCGGCGCAACTCGACCTCGACCCCGCCGGCCTGCGCGCTACCATCACCAAGTTCAACCAGTACGCGCGCAGCGGAACGGATCTCGACTTCCACCGCGGCGAAACGGTTTTCGATCGCTACTACGGCGACGAGAAGGTGAAGCCGAATGCTTGCCTGGCTGCCATCGCGACGCCGCCTTTCTACGGCATCGCCGCCTATCCGGGCGAGCTCGGCACCAAGGGCGGCTTGAAGGCCGACGCCCGCGCGCGCGTGCTGACGGAAGCCGGACAACCGATTCCCGGCCTCTATGCCGTTGGCAACTGCTCGGCCGCGACCATGGGCCACAGCTACCCCGGCGCCGGTGCCACCATCGGCCCGGCGATGACCTTCGGCTACATCGCCGCGCGCGATGCGGTCGGCGCCGCCTGA